Proteins from a genomic interval of Streptomyces fodineus:
- a CDS encoding dihydrofolate reductase family protein, which translates to MSYPYVLLSAAVSLDGYLDDTGPDRLLLSSPADFDRVDAVRASVDAILIGAGTIRADNPRLLVNSAERRAARVREGRPEYPLKVTVTATGDLDPDANFWHTGGDKLVCTTDKGAGQAARRVGGSADIVSLGPELDWRALLAHLHDVRGVRRLMVEGGGTVHTQLLQQGLADELQLVLAPLFVGDPAAPRLFGPGGYQAGRLRLTESRRIEDVVLMRYEPTAPGTGPLPAAADRHWLRTACELAALCPPSPTAFSVGAVVVAADGTELARGHSREGADPVVHAEEAALAKVDPADPRLAGATVYSSLEPCARRASRPAPCAELILRAGVRRVVTAWREPDTFVAGADGTGVLVKEGAEVVVLPELEETAKGPNRHLLG; encoded by the coding sequence ATGTCGTACCCGTACGTGCTGCTGTCCGCCGCCGTCTCCCTCGACGGCTACCTGGACGACACCGGCCCCGACCGGCTCCTGTTGTCCAGCCCGGCCGACTTCGACCGGGTCGACGCGGTACGGGCCTCGGTCGACGCCATCCTGATCGGCGCCGGCACGATCCGCGCCGACAACCCGCGGCTGCTGGTCAACTCCGCCGAGCGCCGCGCGGCCCGGGTCCGGGAGGGCAGGCCGGAGTACCCGCTGAAGGTGACCGTCACCGCCACCGGTGACCTCGACCCCGACGCCAACTTCTGGCACACCGGCGGCGACAAGCTCGTCTGCACGACCGACAAGGGCGCCGGGCAGGCCGCCCGCCGCGTCGGCGGCAGCGCCGACATCGTGTCGCTCGGCCCCGAGCTCGACTGGCGGGCCCTGCTGGCCCACCTGCACGACGTACGCGGCGTACGGCGGCTGATGGTCGAGGGCGGCGGCACCGTCCACACCCAGCTCCTTCAGCAGGGCCTCGCCGACGAGCTCCAGCTGGTCCTCGCCCCGCTGTTCGTCGGCGACCCGGCCGCGCCCCGGCTCTTCGGCCCGGGCGGCTACCAGGCCGGCCGGCTGCGTCTGACCGAGTCCCGCCGTATCGAGGACGTGGTCCTCATGCGCTACGAGCCCACGGCGCCCGGCACCGGCCCGCTCCCCGCCGCCGCCGACCGCCACTGGCTGCGCACCGCCTGCGAGCTCGCCGCGCTGTGCCCGCCGTCGCCCACGGCGTTCAGCGTGGGTGCGGTGGTGGTCGCCGCCGACGGTACGGAGCTGGCCCGCGGCCACTCCCGGGAGGGTGCGGATCCCGTGGTCCATGCGGAGGAGGCCGCGCTGGCGAAGGTCGATCCGGCGGATCCGCGGCTGGCCGGCGCCACGGTGTACAGCAGCCTGGAGCCCTGTGCCCGGCGCGCTTCCCGGCCTGCGCCCTGTGCCGAGCTGATCCTGCGGGCGGGGGTGCGGCGGGTGGTCACGGCCTGGCGGGAGCCGGACACATTCGTCGCGGGGGCGGACGGTACGGGGGTTTTGGTGAAGGAGGGCGCGGAGGTGGTCGTACTGCCTGAGCTGGAGGAGACCGCCAAGGGGCCGAACAGGCATCTGCTGGGCTGA
- a CDS encoding M23 family metallopeptidase, translating to MASNRPAPEAPSEPETFGYGAYRAEEGPWEEWNPTEDSLTPVRGRHRVAKQRGGFARSSTVLGVGVMAAVGAGGMASANTGKPPVSLSLPDLDSVEHLFGAGSAEPHTSATALSKVGVTSDSADSGNAGEALRNRIMAQAEQQQSKADSKATAAALAAGQKQIADAAAKAEKDAAAKAAAAKDKAEADAKKAAEAKRLAELAKQYTLPVVSYTITGTFGQPGAMWSSGYHTGLDFAAPTGTLIKAVHGGTITQAGWAGAYGYRTVLTLDDGTELWFCHQSSINVSVGQKVSTGEVIGRIGATGNVTGPHLHLEVHPNGQASAIDPAPWLRDKGLTP from the coding sequence GTGGCGTCCAACCGGCCTGCCCCAGAAGCCCCGTCCGAGCCCGAAACCTTCGGCTACGGCGCCTACCGCGCCGAGGAGGGCCCCTGGGAGGAGTGGAACCCCACCGAGGACTCCCTCACCCCGGTCCGCGGCCGGCACCGCGTCGCCAAGCAGCGCGGCGGATTCGCGCGCAGCTCCACCGTCCTCGGCGTCGGCGTGATGGCCGCGGTCGGCGCCGGCGGCATGGCCAGCGCCAACACCGGCAAACCACCGGTCTCCCTGTCCCTGCCGGACCTGGACTCCGTCGAGCACCTCTTCGGCGCCGGCTCCGCCGAGCCCCACACCAGCGCCACCGCGCTCAGCAAGGTCGGCGTGACCTCCGACAGCGCGGACAGCGGCAACGCCGGCGAGGCCCTGCGCAACCGGATCATGGCCCAGGCCGAGCAGCAGCAGAGCAAGGCCGACAGCAAGGCCACCGCCGCCGCGCTCGCCGCCGGCCAGAAGCAGATCGCCGACGCGGCCGCCAAGGCGGAGAAGGACGCAGCCGCCAAGGCAGCGGCCGCCAAGGACAAGGCCGAGGCCGACGCCAAGAAGGCCGCCGAGGCCAAGCGCCTGGCCGAGCTGGCCAAGCAGTACACGCTGCCCGTCGTCTCGTACACGATCACCGGCACCTTCGGCCAGCCCGGCGCGATGTGGTCCTCCGGCTACCACACCGGCCTCGACTTCGCCGCTCCCACCGGCACCCTCATCAAGGCCGTCCACGGCGGCACGATCACCCAGGCCGGCTGGGCCGGCGCCTACGGCTACCGCACCGTCCTCACCCTGGACGACGGCACCGAGCTGTGGTTCTGCCACCAGTCCTCGATCAACGTCTCGGTCGGCCAGAAGGTCTCCACCGGCGAGGTCATCGGCCGCATCGGCGCCACCGGCAACGTCACCGGCCCGCACCTCCACCTGGAGGTCCACCCGAACGGCCAGGCCAGCGCCATCGACCCGGCGCCGTGGCTGCGCGACAAGGGCCTCACCCCCTGA
- a CDS encoding TetR/AcrR family transcriptional regulator: MVRRNDERRAALVDAAIEVLAREGARGLTFRAVDAEAAVPPGTASNYFSSRDDLLTQAGSRVYERLQPDEATIARQRSAGRDRETYAELMRELVGRVSSFRTGYLALLELRLEATRRPELRTVLTERVRADLEANVAYHEASGLPGDATAVKLLYLALNWLIVEQLTLPDVLCEAEREELVSAAVERIVAEG; encoded by the coding sequence ATGGTGAGACGCAACGACGAACGGCGTGCCGCGCTGGTCGACGCCGCGATCGAGGTGCTGGCGCGCGAAGGCGCGCGCGGGCTGACCTTTCGCGCGGTGGACGCAGAGGCCGCCGTGCCGCCCGGTACGGCGTCCAACTACTTCTCCAGCCGCGACGATCTGCTCACCCAGGCCGGTTCCCGCGTCTATGAGCGGCTCCAGCCGGACGAGGCCACCATCGCCCGCCAGCGGTCGGCCGGCCGCGACCGGGAGACGTACGCGGAGCTGATGCGCGAACTCGTGGGCCGCGTCAGCTCCTTCCGCACCGGCTACCTCGCGCTGCTGGAACTCCGCCTGGAGGCCACCCGCCGTCCGGAGCTGCGCACGGTGCTCACCGAGCGGGTCCGCGCCGACCTCGAGGCCAACGTCGCCTATCACGAGGCCTCCGGCCTCCCCGGCGACGCCACGGCCGTCAAGCTCCTCTACCTCGCCCTGAACTGGCTGATCGTCGAACAGCTCACCCTGCCGGACGTGCTCTGCGAAGCGGAGCGCGAGGAACTGGTGTCGGCGGCGGTGGAGCGGATCGTGGCGGAGGGCTGA
- a CDS encoding antibiotic biosynthesis monooxygenase family protein, whose protein sequence is MAKLQSLDPHTPMFAQFQEKTGPIVLANTFVVPKERYASFLPLFRRQAEFMKAQPGFVSLQMHKGTADSRLLMNVAVWESTEALATAFGSPEFQRMAAEFPDDIVSYPHIFERIDV, encoded by the coding sequence ATGGCCAAGCTCCAGAGTCTCGACCCGCACACGCCGATGTTCGCGCAGTTCCAGGAGAAGACCGGGCCCATCGTCCTGGCCAACACCTTCGTCGTCCCGAAGGAGAGGTACGCGTCGTTCCTGCCTCTCTTCCGGCGGCAGGCCGAGTTCATGAAGGCTCAGCCGGGATTCGTCTCCCTGCAGATGCACAAGGGGACGGCGGACAGTCGGCTGCTGATGAACGTCGCGGTCTGGGAGTCGACTGAGGCGCTCGCCACGGCGTTCGGCAGCCCGGAGTTCCAGCGCATGGCGGCCGAGTTCCCCGACGACATCGTGTCGTACCCGCACATCTTCGAGCGGATCGACGTATGA
- a CDS encoding alpha/beta hydrolase family protein produces the protein MTRRRMLGAALTVGVTVPIGVAGRARAASTAAPAPVQLTLPEPTGPYPVGTVPLHLVDTSRPDPVAGPGHHRELMAAVWYPARGVKRYPPARWTSPAVARALLTSAGFPADVAVAPLTAGHEGAPVLRTGRRLPVVVFSHGAHDHRADTTIVVQELASHGYVVVTVDHTYDAFSVFADGRLTVPLDRPALTPRDFATDIRFVLDRVEDLAAGRNPDAEHRPLPAGLPGALDAQRIGMFGWSKGASATAFVMSEDRRVRAGLSFDGPMQPTVTTDLDRPFMLMTAEFPRATQPSVAEFWSHLRGWRLAIQAEGAVHSSYCDVQFLVPQLAKATGMSAADLQGWIGTLDPGRAVRIQQAYPLAFFDLHLRHHRERLLDGPSAAFPEVKFIP, from the coding sequence ATGACGCGCCGTCGCATGCTCGGAGCCGCGTTGACCGTCGGGGTCACCGTGCCGATCGGCGTCGCAGGTCGGGCGCGGGCGGCTTCGACCGCCGCCCCGGCCCCGGTGCAGCTCACCCTGCCCGAGCCCACCGGACCGTACCCGGTGGGCACGGTGCCCCTGCACCTCGTCGACACTTCCCGTCCCGATCCCGTGGCCGGCCCCGGGCATCACCGGGAGTTGATGGCCGCCGTCTGGTACCCCGCCCGGGGCGTCAAACGGTATCCACCGGCCCGCTGGACGTCCCCCGCCGTGGCGCGGGCGCTCCTCACCTCGGCGGGCTTTCCGGCCGATGTCGCGGTGGCGCCGCTCACGGCCGGCCACGAGGGCGCCCCGGTACTGCGAACGGGCCGCCGACTGCCCGTCGTCGTCTTCTCGCACGGCGCGCACGATCACCGTGCGGACACCACCATCGTGGTGCAGGAGCTTGCCAGCCACGGGTATGTGGTGGTCACGGTGGACCACACGTACGACGCGTTCAGCGTGTTCGCCGACGGCCGGCTGACGGTCCCGCTCGACCGACCCGCCCTGACACCACGGGACTTCGCCACCGACATCCGGTTCGTGCTCGACCGCGTCGAGGATCTCGCGGCCGGGCGCAACCCCGACGCCGAACACCGGCCGCTGCCGGCCGGGTTGCCCGGCGCCCTCGATGCGCAGCGCATCGGCATGTTCGGCTGGTCGAAGGGCGCGTCGGCGACGGCCTTCGTGATGAGTGAGGACCGGCGCGTCCGGGCCGGGCTGAGCTTCGACGGGCCGATGCAGCCGACGGTCACCACCGACCTGGACCGGCCGTTCATGCTGATGACCGCCGAGTTCCCCCGGGCCACGCAGCCGAGCGTGGCCGAGTTCTGGTCCCACCTGCGGGGATGGCGGCTCGCCATCCAGGCGGAGGGCGCGGTTCACTCGTCGTACTGCGACGTCCAGTTCCTGGTCCCACAGCTGGCGAAGGCGACCGGGATGAGCGCCGCAGACCTTCAGGGCTGGATCGGCACCCTCGATCCCGGCCGGGCGGTACGGATCCAGCAGGCGTACCCGCTCGCGTTCTTCGACCTACACCTGCGCCACCACCGGGAGCGCCTGCTGGACGGTCCGAGTGCGGCCTTCCCAGAGGTGAAGTTCATCCCATGA
- a CDS encoding MarR family winged helix-turn-helix transcriptional regulator — MTTRWLSPEEQRAWRAYLAATHLLEDAIDRNLQQEAGMPHLFYSVLANLSEAPDRRLRMTDLAETLKITRSRLTYAVTRLERDGLVRREDCRWDKRSSIAVLTDEGMAVLERTAPGHVETVRATLFDRLTPEQVGQLEEIFTQVARGLQGDEGTESGADDVPWRRRSSCS, encoded by the coding sequence ATGACGACCCGCTGGCTCAGCCCCGAGGAGCAGCGCGCCTGGCGCGCGTATCTCGCCGCGACGCACCTCCTGGAGGACGCGATCGACCGGAACCTCCAGCAGGAAGCCGGCATGCCGCATCTGTTCTACTCCGTGCTGGCCAATCTCTCCGAGGCGCCCGACCGGCGGCTGCGGATGACCGATCTCGCCGAGACGCTGAAGATCACGCGCAGTCGGCTGACCTATGCGGTGACCCGCCTCGAGCGGGACGGGCTGGTGCGCCGGGAGGACTGCCGCTGGGACAAGCGCAGCAGCATCGCCGTACTGACGGACGAGGGGATGGCCGTGCTGGAGCGTACGGCACCCGGGCACGTCGAGACCGTACGGGCCACCTTGTTCGACCGGCTCACGCCGGAGCAGGTGGGGCAGCTGGAGGAGATCTTCACGCAGGTCGCGCGCGGGTTGCAGGGGGACGAGGGCACCGAGTCCGGGGCGGACGACGTGCCCTGGCGGCGCCGTTCGTCCTGTTCCTGA
- a CDS encoding B3/4 domain-containing protein, whose translation MPAFRLAPAVAEAFPGARIALVTATGVRGREPWPHTVTALAELEQRLADGTWRPADETDPRIEAWHTAYRAFGTNPRRIRPSVDALGRRLAKRGSLPRINPAVDSYNSVSVRHGLPAGAFDLDRVTGDIGIRYAIGTESFTPLGEPDTVENPKPGEVIYADTTGVLTRHWNHRDAHRTRVTEDSTHIAFVLETLHADRDGDLLKMAADELTGLLAPHAEQTTVHHLTPEQPEATV comes from the coding sequence ATGCCCGCCTTCCGCCTCGCCCCCGCCGTCGCAGAAGCCTTCCCCGGCGCCCGCATCGCCCTGGTCACCGCCACCGGCGTACGCGGCCGCGAGCCCTGGCCGCACACCGTCACCGCCCTGGCGGAACTGGAGCAGCGGCTCGCCGACGGGACCTGGCGGCCCGCCGACGAGACCGACCCCCGTATCGAGGCCTGGCACACCGCCTACCGTGCCTTCGGCACCAACCCCCGCCGCATCCGCCCCAGCGTCGACGCGCTCGGCCGCAGGCTCGCCAAGAGGGGCAGCCTGCCGCGCATCAACCCGGCCGTCGACTCGTACAACTCCGTCTCCGTACGGCACGGCCTGCCCGCCGGCGCCTTCGACCTGGACCGGGTCACCGGTGACATCGGCATCCGGTACGCCATCGGCACCGAGTCCTTCACCCCGCTGGGCGAACCGGACACCGTCGAGAACCCCAAGCCCGGCGAGGTCATCTACGCCGACACCACCGGGGTCCTGACCCGCCACTGGAACCACCGCGACGCCCACCGCACCCGCGTCACCGAGGACTCCACGCACATCGCCTTCGTCCTCGAGACCCTCCACGCCGACCGGGACGGCGACCTCCTCAAGATGGCGGCCGACGAACTGACGGGCCTCCTCGCCCCGCACGCCGAACAGACGACCGTGCACCACCTCACCCCCGAACAGCCCGAGGCCACGGTCTGA
- a CDS encoding GTP cyclohydrolase II produces MPDTPAATPRARVRVPLRFHDGYSVDAELVTFHGLADGQEHVAVVLGDPAPDSVPLVRLHSECLTGDVFGSARCDCGPQLREAAERIADRGGVLLYLRQEGRGIGLYNKLDAYALQDQGLDTYEANAALGLPEDARDYTAAAQMLAALGIDELDLLSNNPDKAEQLRTLGVVVRDRVPTGVFTTAHNVRYLRAKVLQTSHTLPLAELSVG; encoded by the coding sequence ATGCCCGACACCCCCGCCGCCACGCCGCGCGCCCGCGTCCGGGTACCGCTGCGCTTCCACGACGGCTACAGCGTGGACGCCGAACTCGTCACCTTCCACGGCCTCGCCGACGGCCAGGAGCACGTCGCCGTGGTCCTCGGCGACCCGGCCCCGGACTCCGTCCCCCTGGTACGGCTGCACTCCGAGTGCCTGACCGGTGACGTCTTCGGCTCGGCCCGCTGCGACTGCGGACCCCAGCTGCGCGAGGCGGCCGAGCGCATCGCCGACCGCGGCGGCGTCCTGCTCTACCTCCGCCAGGAGGGCCGTGGCATCGGCCTCTACAACAAGCTCGACGCGTACGCCCTCCAGGACCAGGGCCTCGACACCTACGAGGCGAACGCCGCGCTCGGCCTGCCGGAGGACGCCCGCGACTACACGGCCGCCGCACAGATGCTCGCCGCCCTCGGCATCGACGAGCTGGACCTGCTGTCCAACAACCCCGACAAGGCCGAGCAATTGCGCACGCTGGGCGTCGTCGTACGGGACCGGGTGCCGACCGGCGTCTTCACCACGGCCCACAACGTCCGCTACCTGCGCGCGAAGGTCCTCCAGACCAGCCACACCCTGCCCCTGGCCGAGCTGAGCGTGGGCTGA
- a CDS encoding sensor histidine kinase has translation MLVALTAVCAVLAFRAEQARDRPGRAARPAGRIGWPVVAGLVGTAAYGSVPTLLFALHASAGSGGYIVTVPELQPDGLLPAALLMAGLLAATLLTSARVPRRWVLPVVAAVTGELLEGTYWLTHSSAGYGQTLLNVLVGCVSVPVLAALAGAALLRPANGRPARLAAAGAPRSARWALLLPAVVVMTGDLLGLDLWQFASPGTGIGPAVVGYLAGLALLAAVVAGLVRWPGAAANLAVLGLVGIGAYDVAQSGFGQHLVLVRKFGSPSGPAPSLPLEIAHHASVLGGIQGAVLLALGLWLLPRTVLADVGRLLGREPDPALARRVRELTETRAEAVGSAAAELRRIERDLHDGAQGRLVTIGMNLRIAEEMIHSDPHEAAALVVEARVASAAALEELRGLIRGMHPPMLADRGLGEAVRALALDLPLPCETEIDLPGRLAAPLESACYFAVAEVVTNAVRHASAHGLQIRMARTDGRLRIEVVDDGVGGADPARGTGLAGVERRLAAFDGILAVSSPPGGPTIVVMEVPCA, from the coding sequence GTGCTCGTGGCGTTGACCGCGGTGTGCGCGGTGCTGGCCTTCAGGGCGGAGCAGGCGCGGGACCGGCCGGGGCGTGCCGCGCGACCGGCCGGGCGGATCGGCTGGCCGGTCGTGGCGGGGCTGGTGGGTACGGCCGCGTACGGCAGTGTGCCGACCCTGCTGTTCGCCCTGCACGCCTCCGCCGGATCGGGCGGCTACATCGTCACCGTGCCGGAGCTGCAACCCGACGGGCTGCTGCCTGCGGCGCTGCTGATGGCCGGCCTGCTGGCCGCCACGCTGCTCACCTCGGCGCGCGTGCCCAGGCGGTGGGTGCTGCCCGTGGTCGCGGCGGTGACCGGCGAACTGCTGGAAGGGACGTACTGGCTCACGCATTCCTCTGCCGGCTACGGGCAGACACTGCTGAACGTCCTGGTGGGCTGTGTGAGCGTCCCGGTGCTCGCCGCCCTCGCCGGTGCGGCTCTGCTCCGGCCGGCGAACGGCAGGCCCGCGCGTCTGGCCGCAGCCGGCGCGCCGAGGTCGGCGCGCTGGGCCCTGCTGCTGCCCGCCGTCGTGGTGATGACCGGCGACCTGCTCGGCCTCGATCTGTGGCAGTTCGCGTCACCGGGCACCGGGATCGGACCGGCGGTGGTGGGTTACCTGGCGGGACTGGCGCTGCTGGCGGCCGTCGTGGCCGGACTGGTGCGGTGGCCCGGGGCGGCGGCGAACCTGGCTGTCCTGGGGCTCGTGGGGATCGGGGCGTACGACGTCGCCCAGAGCGGGTTCGGACAACACCTGGTGCTGGTGCGGAAGTTCGGCTCCCCGTCCGGGCCGGCACCGTCCCTCCCCCTGGAGATCGCCCACCATGCGTCGGTCCTCGGCGGCATCCAGGGGGCGGTGCTCCTGGCCCTCGGGCTCTGGCTGCTGCCCAGAACCGTGCTGGCGGACGTCGGCCGGCTGCTGGGACGGGAGCCTGACCCGGCGCTGGCCCGGCGGGTGCGGGAGCTGACCGAGACGCGGGCCGAGGCGGTCGGCTCCGCCGCCGCCGAGCTGCGCAGGATCGAGCGGGATCTGCACGACGGCGCACAGGGACGGCTGGTCACCATCGGGATGAACCTCCGGATCGCCGAGGAGATGATCCACAGTGATCCGCACGAGGCCGCCGCACTGGTCGTGGAGGCCCGCGTCGCCTCGGCGGCGGCACTGGAGGAACTGCGCGGCCTGATCAGGGGGATGCACCCGCCGATGCTGGCCGACCGGGGCCTGGGGGAGGCGGTCCGGGCGCTCGCGCTGGACCTGCCCCTGCCCTGTGAGACCGAGATCGATCTGCCCGGGCGGCTCGCCGCGCCGCTGGAGTCGGCCTGCTACTTCGCCGTCGCCGAGGTGGTCACCAACGCCGTCCGGCACGCCTCGGCGCACGGCCTCCAGATCCGCATGGCCCGGACGGACGGGCGCTTGCGCATCGAGGTGGTCGACGACGGGGTGGGCGGCGCGGATCCCGCCCGGGGCACCGGGCTGGCCGGGGTGGAGCGACGGCTGGCGGCCTTCGACGGCATCCTGGCGGTCAGCAGCCCGCCCGGAGGGCCGACGATCGTGGTCATGGAGGTGCCGTGCGCGTAG
- a CDS encoding LuxR C-terminal-related transcriptional regulator, with protein sequence MRVVVAEDLFLLREGLVRLLKARGFEIVAATDSAPGLLGALLEFRPDLAIVDIRLPPTHTDDGLRAALNARERIPGLPILLLSQYVEQIYAQELLADQAGGVGYLLKDRVFSDDQFIDVIRTVAAGGTVMDPQVVTKLLGRCSRGERGPLSGLTERERQVLELMAEGRSNSAIANRLFISEKAVSKHSTSIFTKLELAPSDDDNRRVLAVLAYLMSVPREGRIPPGH encoded by the coding sequence GTGCGCGTAGTCGTCGCGGAAGATCTCTTCCTGCTCCGGGAGGGGCTGGTCAGGCTGCTCAAGGCGCGTGGGTTCGAGATCGTGGCGGCCACCGACAGCGCGCCGGGCCTGCTCGGCGCGCTGCTGGAGTTCCGGCCGGACCTCGCGATCGTGGACATCAGGCTGCCGCCCACCCACACCGACGACGGTCTGCGTGCGGCGCTGAACGCCCGGGAACGGATACCCGGGCTGCCGATCCTGCTGCTCTCGCAGTACGTCGAGCAGATCTACGCCCAGGAACTGCTCGCCGACCAGGCCGGAGGGGTCGGTTACCTGCTCAAGGACCGGGTGTTCAGCGACGACCAGTTCATCGACGTGATCCGTACGGTCGCCGCGGGCGGCACGGTCATGGACCCCCAGGTGGTCACCAAGCTGCTCGGCCGCTGCAGCCGTGGCGAACGCGGGCCCCTGTCCGGGCTCACCGAGCGGGAACGCCAGGTGCTCGAGCTCATGGCCGAGGGACGCTCCAACAGCGCCATCGCGAACCGGCTCTTCATCAGCGAGAAGGCCGTGTCCAAGCACAGCACCAGCATCTTCACCAAGCTGGAGCTCGCCCCCTCCGACGACGACAACCGCCGCGTGCTGGCCGTGCTGGCCTACCTCATGTCCGTGCCACGTGAAGGCCGCATTCCACCGGGTCACTGA
- a CDS encoding TetR/AcrR family transcriptional regulator, translating into MESERRGAEPGAARGVLGAEGPEVTDLRLVRGARARQRVARRAVDIASLDGLDGLSIGRLAADLGLSKSGVQTLFRTKENLQLAAAESAHREFERAVVRPAESVPAGSARLRALIEHWIAYAQTPLFAGGCFWAANLPVYDSRPGPVRDALFAHREAWLKLIAGQLRRSAGPDADASLDVELAAFQIDAVCTAANIDMRLGDDGAAGKVRRVVEGFLRGRR; encoded by the coding sequence ATGGAGAGCGAACGACGGGGCGCGGAGCCCGGCGCGGCGCGGGGAGTGCTGGGTGCGGAGGGGCCCGAGGTGACCGATCTGCGGCTGGTGCGCGGCGCGCGTGCCCGGCAGCGGGTCGCCCGGCGCGCCGTCGACATCGCCTCGCTGGACGGGCTCGACGGGCTCAGCATCGGCCGCCTGGCCGCCGACCTCGGGCTGAGCAAGAGCGGTGTGCAGACGCTGTTCAGGACCAAGGAGAACCTGCAGCTGGCCGCCGCCGAGAGCGCGCACCGGGAGTTCGAGCGGGCGGTCGTACGGCCCGCGGAGTCCGTACCGGCGGGCTCCGCCCGGCTGCGGGCGCTGATCGAGCACTGGATCGCCTACGCGCAGACGCCCCTGTTCGCCGGTGGCTGCTTCTGGGCAGCCAACCTTCCCGTCTACGACAGCCGCCCCGGCCCGGTGCGCGACGCCCTGTTCGCCCACCGCGAGGCCTGGCTGAAACTCATCGCCGGGCAACTGCGGCGGTCCGCCGGCCCGGATGCCGACGCCTCGCTGGACGTGGAGCTGGCCGCGTTCCAGATCGATGCCGTGTGCACCGCGGCCAACATCGACATGCGGCTCGGGGACGACGGCGCCGCCGGGAAGGTGCGCCGGGTGGTGGAGGGGTTCCTCCGGGGACGGAGGTGA
- a CDS encoding TetR family transcriptional regulator, translated as MTGTTENQQAVRRSDATRAAILTAARERFAADGYEKATIRAIARDAKIDPSMVMRYYDSKAGLFAAAVAIDPGLPDLPVEPREAIGRTLVSRFLTLWEENGELTALMRVGATDPAAADRMQSVLREQLIPLARQVGPDPEQAPTRAALCASTVLGLALTRYVLRFPASVALDRDEIVDWLGPTVQRYLTAPTP; from the coding sequence ATGACCGGCACCACGGAGAACCAGCAGGCCGTCCGGCGTTCCGACGCAACCCGCGCCGCGATCCTCACCGCGGCCCGCGAGCGGTTCGCGGCGGACGGCTACGAGAAGGCGACCATCCGGGCCATCGCGCGCGACGCGAAGATCGACCCGTCGATGGTGATGCGCTACTACGACAGCAAGGCGGGCCTGTTCGCAGCTGCCGTCGCGATCGACCCCGGACTGCCCGACCTGCCCGTCGAACCGCGCGAGGCGATCGGCCGTACGCTGGTGAGCCGCTTCCTCACCCTGTGGGAGGAGAACGGGGAGCTCACCGCACTGATGCGGGTCGGAGCCACCGATCCGGCCGCCGCCGATCGCATGCAGAGTGTGCTGCGCGAGCAGTTGATCCCGTTGGCCCGCCAGGTGGGCCCCGACCCGGAGCAGGCGCCGACGCGGGCGGCACTGTGCGCCTCGACCGTGCTGGGGCTCGCGCTGACGCGCTACGTGCTGCGGTTCCCGGCGAGCGTGGCGCTCGACCGCGACGAGATCGTGGACTGGCTCGGACCCACGGTCCAGCGGTATCTCACCGCACCCACGCCCTGA